From a region of the Danaus plexippus chromosome 8, MEX_DaPlex, whole genome shotgun sequence genome:
- the LOC133318734 gene encoding transmembrane protein 70 homolog, mitochondrial-like — MIRLNQRNFLFSHGKCLINKAFVHDVFSNAKINLSHRNLVRHFASKQKEEEKLERIYYGPLTPQIRAVKIFSVSSSAAGLAAQPIIIREASSIGSTSLIVALCSVVGFFTFVTPILLHIITKKYVTEMHYNPETETYRATTLNFFIAPVHHHFKADDVVVPDIPGMFTTMIAKGKPLFIEARHFSDPLYYAKIMGYDKPLDFKLGEPQDNENKTS; from the exons ATGATTCGCTTGAACCAAAGAAATTTCCTATTTTCACATGGAAAATGCCTGATAAATAAGGCTTTTGTTCATGATGTTTTCTCAAATGCTAAGATAAATTTAAGCCATCGTAACTTGGTTAGGCATTTTGCTAGCAAacaaaaagaagaagaaaaattgGAACGAATATACTATGGTCCTCTGACACCACAGATACGAGCTGTTAAGATATTTTCCGTATCATCCAGCGCAGCCGGCTTAGCTGCACAACCAATAATTATTAGGGAAGCCTCATCCATTGGAAGCACTTCATTAATAGTAGCGCTATGTTCCGTTGTTGGTTTCTTTACGTTTGTGACGccaatattattacatattataactaaaaagtaTGTAACAGAAATGCACTATAACCCTGAAACAGAAACATACAGGGCtacaacattaaatttcttcaTTGCACCAGTTCAT CATCATTTCAAGGCCGATGATGTTGTAGTGCCTGATATCCCTGGCATGTTCACCACCATGATAGCTAAAGGGAAACCCTTATTCATTGAAGCCAGACATTTTTCCGACCCGCTGTATTACGCTAAGATCATGGGATACGACAAACCATTAGACTTCAAACTTGGGGAACCGCAAgacaatgaaaacaaaactagTTAA